A genomic segment from Legionella quinlivanii encodes:
- a CDS encoding polysaccharide deacetylase family protein, protein MNIKSIVAAMFLLFSSNLLAAGKEIAITIDDLPFVGSANNDPKKLQREHDRFMAILQALVDHKVPATGFIIAGSIEKGQWELLEEFRNQGFQLGNHTYSHRSLNSVTTEKYIEDVNKADEILSRIMTSPKYFRYPYLAESKGEKREKVYQFLAEKNYTIAPVTIDSKDFIFNNQLFAIPYRLRPQSLPALKKRYLSYIWAQTLKAEARSNKLHPGSSKQILLIHANLINSHFLGDIIDMYQKNGYRIVSLDEIINQENMPVAGEVSGVVRSLFKEQ, encoded by the coding sequence ATGAACATTAAGTCTATTGTTGCGGCTATGTTTCTATTGTTCAGCTCCAATCTTTTGGCTGCCGGGAAAGAAATTGCGATAACGATTGATGACTTGCCTTTTGTGGGCTCCGCTAATAATGATCCAAAGAAGTTGCAGCGAGAGCATGATCGATTTATGGCCATCTTACAGGCCCTTGTAGATCATAAGGTGCCGGCAACCGGTTTTATTATTGCCGGTAGTATAGAAAAGGGGCAATGGGAACTTCTGGAGGAGTTTCGTAATCAGGGATTTCAATTAGGAAATCACACCTATTCCCATCGTAGTCTGAACAGTGTGACAACTGAAAAATACATTGAAGACGTCAATAAGGCAGATGAGATCCTGTCACGGATTATGACCAGCCCCAAATATTTTCGATACCCTTATCTTGCTGAAAGTAAGGGAGAAAAACGGGAAAAGGTTTATCAGTTTCTGGCAGAGAAGAACTATACCATTGCTCCGGTGACTATCGATAGCAAGGACTTCATATTTAATAATCAGCTTTTCGCAATACCTTATCGTCTGCGCCCGCAAAGTTTGCCGGCTCTGAAAAAACGATATTTGAGTTATATCTGGGCACAGACACTGAAAGCGGAAGCACGCTCTAATAAGCTTCACCCAGGAAGCAGCAAGCAAATATTACTCATTCATGCCAACCTGATTAATAGTCATTTTCTAGGAGATATTATTGATATGTATCAGAAAAATGGCTATCGCATTGTGAGTCTTGATGAAATAATTAATCAGGAAAATATGCCCGTTGCGGGTGAAGTGAGCGGGGTAGTCAGGAGTTTGTTTAAGGAGCAATGA